The following are from one region of the Actinopolyspora halophila DSM 43834 genome:
- a CDS encoding ATP-binding protein, which translates to MSASQPDRHQASVESSAPNPQAPSTDGDPHVVEVRVMADPEQLPVMRAVVGDLAMRADFDVDTIADLRLAVDEACSSLIRIAAEQSQLVGRFRTENDVLEFTAEVNSPDASGPRKNTFSWRVLSALSDNVASSVQESEEHADGHVVRIQLSKGRMVHE; encoded by the coding sequence GTGTCAGCATCCCAGCCGGATCGCCACCAGGCATCTGTGGAAAGTTCCGCGCCGAACCCGCAAGCACCGAGCACGGACGGAGACCCGCACGTGGTCGAAGTACGGGTCATGGCCGATCCCGAACAACTTCCCGTCATGCGCGCCGTGGTCGGTGACCTGGCCATGCGTGCCGACTTCGACGTCGACACCATCGCCGACCTGCGACTGGCCGTGGACGAGGCCTGTTCGTCGCTGATCCGTATCGCCGCTGAGCAGAGTCAGCTGGTGGGACGTTTCCGGACCGAGAACGACGTACTGGAGTTCACCGCCGAGGTGAACAGTCCGGATGCCTCCGGACCGCGCAAGAACACGTTCAGCTGGCGTGTACTGAGCGCGTTGTCGGACAACGTGGCATCCTCGGTCCAGGAATCGGAAGAGCACGCTGACGGGCACGTCGTGCGTATACAGCTGAGTAAGGGACGGATGGTCCACGAGTGA
- a CDS encoding DUF6069 family protein, which translates to MPEEETRPTGGGSGRPGINVRQLWTGGAATALVALLVALVGLVIARGVLRIPVLGPSRYGTLGDVSTVWMCLLAAVAALLATGLMHLLLLSTPRPTIFFGWIVALATVAVAVRPFTTTATLETQIATCVLNVLLGLAIGTLISGVAASSARPARSR; encoded by the coding sequence GTGCCCGAGGAGGAGACTCGACCGACGGGTGGCGGCTCCGGTCGTCCGGGGATCAACGTGCGTCAGCTGTGGACAGGAGGAGCGGCCACGGCTCTCGTCGCGCTGCTGGTCGCCCTGGTAGGGCTGGTGATCGCTCGCGGGGTCCTTCGGATCCCCGTGCTCGGGCCGTCGCGCTACGGCACGCTCGGTGACGTCAGTACGGTCTGGATGTGTTTGCTCGCGGCCGTGGCGGCACTGCTCGCGACCGGGCTGATGCACCTGCTGCTGCTGAGCACACCGCGACCGACGATCTTCTTCGGCTGGATAGTCGCCCTCGCGACGGTCGCGGTGGCTGTACGACCGTTCACCACCACGGCGACGCTGGAAACACAAATCGCCACGTGCGTGTTGAACGTGTTGCTGGGACTCGCGATAGGAACACTGATCAGCGGAGTGGCCGCGAGCTCGGCTCGTCCCGCCCGGAGCCGGTAA
- a CDS encoding glycosyltransferase family 2 protein: MSTTFPDEVDQDALADYATRYGDHRFAPVVVLIAAYNEQDAIPSVLDGMPGASCGLNVDTLVVVDGATDATAEAAARHGAYTCTAPKNRGQGAALRLGYRLAAERGARYVVTTDADGQYEIEELPSLLRPLIDDEADFVTGSRRLGSSENPQLLRRMGTYVFAWLVSVMTGQRITDTSFGFRAMRVEVPNSVRLEQQQYQSSELLVGVLARGYRVRERAMTMRQRVAGFSKKGNNMLYGYRYTKVVLGTWMRERRARRVMQASAGSASSDEQVNEPARAAGD, from the coding sequence ATGTCGACGACCTTTCCGGACGAGGTCGACCAGGACGCGTTGGCCGATTACGCCACGCGCTACGGCGATCACCGGTTCGCCCCGGTAGTTGTGTTGATCGCCGCCTACAACGAGCAGGACGCCATCCCCTCCGTGCTGGACGGGATGCCCGGGGCGAGCTGCGGTCTGAACGTGGACACCCTGGTCGTGGTGGACGGTGCCACCGACGCCACGGCCGAGGCGGCGGCACGTCACGGTGCCTACACCTGCACGGCTCCGAAGAACCGGGGCCAGGGAGCCGCGTTGCGGCTCGGCTACCGACTGGCTGCCGAGCGTGGGGCACGCTACGTGGTGACCACCGACGCCGACGGGCAGTACGAGATCGAGGAGCTTCCCAGCCTGTTGCGCCCGCTCATCGACGACGAGGCCGACTTCGTGACCGGATCGCGACGTTTGGGCAGCAGCGAGAACCCCCAGTTGTTGCGTCGCATGGGCACTTATGTGTTCGCGTGGCTCGTCAGCGTCATGACCGGCCAGCGCATCACGGACACCTCGTTCGGGTTCCGTGCCATGCGCGTCGAGGTCCCCAACTCGGTGCGCCTGGAGCAGCAGCAGTACCAGTCCTCGGAGTTGTTGGTCGGAGTGTTGGCACGCGGTTACCGCGTTCGGGAGCGTGCCATGACCATGCGGCAGCGAGTCGCGGGGTTCAGCAAGAAGGGCAACAACATGCTCTACGGGTACCGCTACACCAAGGTGGTGCTCGGCACCTGGATGCGTGAGCGCAGGGCCCGGCGCGTGATGCAGGCTTCGGCCGGATCGGCCTCTTCCGACGAACAGGTCAACGAGCCGGCTCGTGCCGCCGGTGACTAG
- a CDS encoding NAD-dependent epimerase/dehydratase family protein yields the protein MRILVLGGDGYLGWPTALHLSDCGHEVAVVDNFARRAYDHEMGVRSLTPVEPLQVRVDAWREVSGQDIKMYYGDLVDADFTVEMIRDFRPDTIVHFAEQRAAPYSMIDRKHAVYTQHNNVIGNLNVLFAIEEVDPSIHLVKLGTMGEYGTPNIDIEEGWLEVTHKGRTDRMLYPKKPGSFYHLSKVHDSHNIEFACRIWGLRATDLNQGVVYGQETPQTVRDPRLATRFDYDAIFGTVLNRFVIQAVLGHPLTVYGTGGQTRGVIDIRDTVECIRLAAENPADPGEFRVFNQMTESFSVEEIAKTVANNYHGTVEVEYLENPRVEQDQHYYNVVHTGLVDLGLDPHLLSNTLINSLFGVAEQFKERVDLAAMRPTVQWRTAASPIRTEGN from the coding sequence GTGCGAATCCTCGTCCTCGGTGGGGACGGCTACCTTGGTTGGCCGACCGCTCTGCATCTGTCCGACTGCGGTCACGAGGTGGCCGTAGTAGACAACTTCGCCCGTAGGGCCTACGACCACGAGATGGGCGTGCGTAGCCTGACTCCGGTCGAACCGCTGCAGGTGCGGGTCGATGCCTGGCGGGAGGTTTCCGGCCAGGACATCAAGATGTACTACGGTGATCTCGTCGACGCGGACTTCACCGTCGAGATGATCAGGGACTTCCGTCCCGACACCATCGTGCATTTCGCCGAGCAGCGTGCCGCTCCCTACTCCATGATCGACCGCAAGCACGCGGTCTACACCCAGCACAACAACGTGATCGGCAACCTCAACGTGCTGTTCGCGATCGAGGAAGTCGATCCGAGCATCCACTTGGTCAAGCTCGGCACGATGGGTGAGTACGGCACCCCCAACATCGACATCGAAGAAGGCTGGCTGGAGGTCACCCACAAGGGGCGCACCGACCGGATGCTGTATCCGAAGAAGCCGGGCTCCTTCTACCACCTCAGCAAGGTGCACGACAGCCACAACATCGAGTTCGCCTGCCGTATCTGGGGCCTGCGGGCGACCGACCTGAACCAGGGAGTCGTCTACGGGCAGGAGACTCCGCAGACGGTCAGGGACCCGAGGCTGGCGACCCGGTTCGACTACGACGCCATCTTCGGCACCGTGCTCAACCGGTTCGTGATCCAGGCCGTTCTCGGTCACCCGCTGACGGTCTACGGCACCGGCGGCCAGACGCGCGGCGTCATCGACATCAGGGACACCGTCGAGTGCATCAGGCTGGCCGCTGAGAACCCCGCCGATCCGGGCGAGTTCCGCGTGTTCAACCAGATGACCGAGAGCTTCTCGGTGGAGGAGATCGCCAAGACGGTGGCCAACAACTACCACGGCACCGTCGAGGTGGAGTACCTCGAAAACCCGCGTGTGGAGCAGGACCAGCACTACTACAACGTCGTGCACACCGGGCTGGTCGATCTCGGCCTCGACCCGCACCTGCTGTCCAACACCCTGATCAATTCCCTGTTCGGCGTGGCCGAGCAGTTCAAGGAACGTGTCGACCTCGCTGCCATGCGTCCCACCGTGCAGTGGCGGACGGCGGCCAGCCCGATTCGTACCGAGGGGAACTGA
- a CDS encoding SigB/SigF/SigG family RNA polymerase sigma factor, with protein sequence MTQADSEHAYRGQNYEELTPLFVEFAGLDKADRRYAELRDRLVTEHLPIAQHIARRFSNRGEAQEDLIQVATLGLINAVDRFDPQRGVDFLSYAVPTIMGEVRRHFRDTGWTVRVPRRLQERHLSISSAISTLSQNLGRAPTPSEIAGHLGISRDEVHQGLEAGNAYRSSSLDELLSDTDEIPLGDAIGSSDTELDEVENRAAIRPLLEELGERERRILVLRFFKSMTQTQIAEQIGISQMHVSRLLARTLSWLRERIEVDVPPEPVKD encoded by the coding sequence GTGACGCAGGCGGACTCCGAGCACGCCTACCGAGGTCAGAACTATGAGGAACTGACCCCGTTATTCGTCGAGTTCGCGGGGTTGGACAAAGCGGATCGGCGCTACGCCGAGCTGCGGGACAGGTTGGTGACCGAACACCTGCCCATCGCACAGCACATAGCGCGGAGGTTCAGCAACCGGGGTGAGGCTCAGGAGGACCTCATCCAGGTGGCCACCCTCGGCCTGATCAACGCCGTGGATCGATTCGACCCGCAACGGGGTGTCGATTTCCTCTCTTACGCCGTTCCCACCATCATGGGCGAAGTGCGGCGCCATTTCCGGGACACCGGCTGGACGGTACGAGTACCACGACGCCTGCAGGAAAGGCATCTGTCCATTTCCTCGGCGATCTCCACGCTCTCGCAGAACCTGGGCAGAGCCCCCACTCCCAGCGAAATAGCCGGTCATCTCGGTATCAGCAGGGACGAGGTTCACCAAGGTCTGGAGGCGGGCAACGCCTACCGGAGCAGTTCCCTCGACGAGCTGCTCAGCGACACCGACGAGATACCGCTCGGCGATGCCATCGGTTCTTCCGACACCGAGCTGGACGAGGTGGAGAATCGCGCCGCGATCCGCCCCCTGCTCGAGGAACTCGGCGAGCGGGAACGACGCATCCTGGTGCTGCGTTTCTTCAAGTCGATGACGCAGACCCAGATCGCCGAGCAGATCGGTATCTCCCAGATGCACGTGTCACGCCTGCTCGCACGTACCTTGAGCTGGCTGCGGGAGCGCATAGAGGTGGACGTGCCCCCCGAGCCGGTGAAGGACTGA
- a CDS encoding M23 family metallopeptidase, whose product MADKHDEDGRNKFSALKSRIPESLRNSFSSSGHNPARNKILAGVVAAGAFVAVGSPLVAVTNEDGGGSQNRDVAPVAEQRPLSAAVNGTPESPESVKLPSGESNGDDGEKQNLDKSKQVRQQRAAEKAKQAEAERKAEQEEAVQQQAAKKKELARQAEQQDADQQDKADKQEEQPQAKAAPKAAEAPDSTPNKLVEKGFLTSGFHTRGGTHAGIDIGADTGTPIYAPQAGTVISSGPASGFGMWVRVQHDNGEVTVYGHINSSQVSVGQRVEAGQQIATVGSRGQSTGPHLHFEVRVGPGAQELNPIPWLQQRGLNLG is encoded by the coding sequence ATGGCCGACAAGCATGACGAGGACGGTCGCAACAAGTTCTCCGCCCTCAAGTCACGTATCCCCGAATCCCTTCGCAATTCGTTTTCGAGTTCCGGGCACAACCCGGCCCGTAACAAGATTCTTGCCGGCGTGGTCGCCGCAGGAGCTTTCGTCGCGGTCGGATCTCCGCTGGTCGCGGTGACCAACGAGGACGGCGGAGGATCGCAGAACCGTGATGTCGCTCCGGTGGCGGAACAACGTCCCCTGAGCGCGGCCGTCAACGGCACCCCCGAATCCCCCGAGTCCGTGAAGCTGCCCAGTGGTGAGTCGAACGGCGACGACGGGGAGAAGCAGAACCTGGACAAGAGCAAGCAGGTGCGCCAGCAGCGTGCCGCCGAGAAGGCGAAGCAGGCCGAGGCGGAGCGCAAGGCGGAACAGGAAGAGGCCGTCCAGCAGCAGGCCGCGAAGAAGAAGGAACTCGCCCGTCAGGCCGAGCAGCAGGACGCCGACCAGCAGGACAAGGCGGACAAGCAGGAGGAGCAGCCGCAGGCCAAGGCCGCTCCGAAGGCGGCCGAGGCACCTGATTCCACACCGAACAAGCTGGTCGAGAAAGGGTTCCTCACCTCGGGCTTCCACACCCGCGGTGGTACGCACGCCGGTATCGACATCGGAGCCGACACGGGAACACCGATCTACGCTCCGCAAGCGGGTACCGTGATCAGTTCCGGTCCCGCCAGCGGATTCGGTATGTGGGTCCGCGTGCAGCACGATAACGGCGAGGTCACCGTCTACGGTCACATCAACAGCTCGCAGGTCAGCGTCGGCCAGCGAGTCGAGGCCGGACAACAGATCGCCACCGTCGGCAGTCGCGGACAGTCGACCGGGCCGCACCTGCACTTCGAGGTCCGTGTCGGCCCCGGGGCGCAGGAGCTCAACCCGATTCCGTGGTTGCAGCAGCGAGGCCTGAACCTCGGCTGA
- a CDS encoding GtrA family protein, producing MAATSGPEAQQPTGGARRYWRLLRRFAGASAVATVSSQLVFLLSYSLSSMPILSTVLGWLAGAVPNFLLNRRTWGSRGRSGLRGELARFLPVSVATVLIAGTAANYAETLALHLFAESATPRVTLVWGAYLGTYLLMFVVKFFLMDRVVFPSHRRHEPAR from the coding sequence GTGGCCGCCACCTCGGGGCCGGAAGCACAACAGCCCACCGGAGGCGCACGTCGCTACTGGCGACTGCTCCGCCGTTTCGCCGGAGCTTCCGCCGTAGCTACAGTCAGTAGTCAGCTCGTGTTCCTGCTTTCCTACTCGCTCAGCTCCATGCCGATCCTGTCCACGGTGCTGGGCTGGTTGGCAGGAGCCGTCCCCAATTTCCTGCTGAACCGGAGAACCTGGGGCAGCAGGGGGCGCAGTGGGCTGCGTGGCGAACTCGCCCGATTCCTCCCCGTCTCGGTGGCCACCGTGCTGATCGCCGGAACAGCCGCCAACTACGCTGAAACTCTTGCCCTGCATCTGTTCGCCGAATCCGCCACCCCACGAGTCACGCTGGTCTGGGGGGCCTATCTGGGGACCTATCTGTTGATGTTCGTGGTCAAGTTCTTCCTGATGGATCGGGTGGTCTTCCCTAGTCACCGGCGGCACGAGCCGGCTCGTTGA